The Afipia massiliensis genome has a segment encoding these proteins:
- a CDS encoding ABC transporter ATP-binding protein, giving the protein MTAEALLSVNNIEVVYNKTVQVLRGLSLKVDKGAVVALLGSNGAGKSTTLKAISNLLELEDGKVTTGDILFKGRSVSRLAPHQLVRGGLFHVMEGRRIFEDLTVEENLTAATYAMSGRSGAKTPFDLVYTYFPRLFERRTGRAGYLSGGEQQMLAIGRALIAQPELMLLDEPSLGLSPKLVEEIFTIIARISREQGVSMLLVEQNAAVAFAVSTYGYIMESGKIVTDGPTAQLLRDQDVREFYLGVGAANAETKGFRGIKHYKRRKRWLS; this is encoded by the coding sequence ATGACCGCGGAAGCACTCCTCTCCGTCAACAATATCGAGGTCGTCTATAACAAGACGGTCCAGGTGCTCCGCGGCCTCTCATTGAAGGTCGACAAGGGAGCGGTGGTCGCCTTGCTGGGCTCGAATGGGGCCGGCAAGTCGACCACGCTCAAGGCCATCTCCAACCTGCTTGAGTTGGAGGATGGGAAGGTCACCACGGGCGACATTCTGTTCAAGGGCCGCTCCGTGTCACGTCTCGCTCCGCATCAATTGGTGCGGGGCGGGCTTTTCCATGTGATGGAAGGCCGCCGAATTTTCGAGGACCTCACGGTCGAGGAGAATTTGACCGCCGCCACTTACGCAATGTCGGGTCGCAGCGGCGCGAAGACACCCTTCGATCTCGTCTACACTTATTTCCCGCGCCTGTTCGAGCGGCGTACCGGGCGCGCTGGTTATCTCTCCGGCGGCGAGCAGCAGATGCTGGCCATCGGCCGGGCGCTCATTGCGCAGCCGGAATTGATGCTGCTCGATGAGCCGTCGCTTGGTCTGTCGCCGAAGCTGGTCGAAGAGATATTCACCATCATCGCGCGCATCAGCCGCGAGCAGGGCGTCTCGATGCTGCTTGTGGAGCAGAATGCGGCTGTGGCGTTCGCTGTGTCGACGTATGGCTACATCATGGAATCGGGAAAGATCGTGACGGATGGTCCCACGGCGCAGTTGTTGCGCGATCAGGATGTTCGCGAATTCTATCTCGGTGTCGGCGCGGCAAATGCGGAGACCAAGGGCTTTCGGGGTATCAAGCACTACAAGCGCCGCAAGCGCTGGCTGTCCTAA
- a CDS encoding ABC transporter substrate-binding protein, producing MRFYPTRRKVLSYAAAGCLALGLNVPARAADDIVIGASMPMTGVFAFAGIALNNAFQDYVKIVNDAGGINGRKVKYVAEDTGYKVDNSVAVFNRITSQEKVSLYYGDSTAFSKTINAELNRRGDIMLAGASFATELNDPKNFPNQFIAGPDYSEMIGILLEYIAKTKPGAKIALVNSDTEFGRDPIAPTEKRAAELGLKVVEKIATPPTSVDVSTEVLKLRRADPDYTIFHGYILAPLPEFMSQAKQLGLKTKFMGTFWSMDNAIWAKSADVADGFMGVMPYRYYFDTEGKSPMLEKIRQIRPEYQSTGYMQGFLTAMLMTEAAKRTLDAKKDLTAANMKASLNSIKDFDTGGIIGVPISIPGNTVPVGRVYQYDGANKTMKPVSDWIKIAK from the coding sequence ATGAGATTCTATCCAACGCGCCGAAAGGTGTTGTCTTACGCAGCTGCAGGCTGTCTCGCACTAGGCCTTAACGTTCCAGCGCGTGCTGCCGACGACATCGTGATCGGTGCGTCAATGCCGATGACCGGTGTGTTTGCCTTCGCAGGCATCGCGCTGAACAACGCGTTCCAGGATTACGTGAAGATCGTGAACGATGCCGGCGGCATCAATGGCCGCAAGGTCAAATATGTTGCTGAAGACACCGGCTACAAGGTCGATAACTCGGTGGCGGTCTTCAATCGCATCACCAGCCAGGAAAAGGTAAGCCTCTATTACGGAGACTCCACCGCCTTCTCGAAGACCATCAATGCCGAGCTAAATCGCCGTGGCGATATCATGCTTGCGGGTGCATCCTTTGCGACCGAATTGAACGATCCGAAGAACTTCCCGAACCAGTTTATCGCCGGTCCGGATTATTCGGAGATGATTGGCATTCTGCTCGAGTACATCGCCAAAACGAAGCCGGGCGCGAAAATCGCTCTGGTCAATTCGGATACGGAATTCGGACGTGATCCGATTGCACCGACCGAGAAGCGGGCGGCTGAACTCGGCCTGAAGGTCGTTGAAAAGATCGCGACGCCGCCGACCAGCGTTGACGTTTCGACCGAGGTGCTCAAGCTGCGCCGCGCCGATCCGGACTACACCATCTTCCACGGCTACATTCTGGCGCCGCTGCCGGAATTCATGAGTCAAGCCAAGCAGCTCGGTCTCAAGACCAAGTTCATGGGCACGTTCTGGTCGATGGACAATGCGATCTGGGCGAAGTCCGCCGATGTCGCGGATGGTTTCATGGGCGTGATGCCGTATCGCTATTACTTCGACACGGAAGGCAAGTCGCCGATGCTGGAGAAGATTCGGCAGATCCGTCCAGAGTATCAGTCGACCGGCTACATGCAGGGCTTCCTGACCGCGATGCTGATGACCGAAGCCGCCAAGCGCACGCTGGACGCCAAGAAGGATCTCACCGCGGCCAACATGAAAGCTTCGCTGAACTCGATCAAGGACTTCGACACCGGCGGCATCATCGGCGTACCGATCTCGATTCCCGGCAACACCGTTCCTGTTGGGCGCGTCTATCAGTATGACGGCGCGAACAAGACCATGAAGCCGGTCTCCGACTGGATCAAGATCGCGAAGTAA